TGATGAAATTTTAAGCCCGGAATTTTCGTTTGGGCTTCACAATATTCTCCACCCAAGAAAATATAAGCTCCGGGGCGTGGTAAACGGAATTGACACCACGGTTTTTAATCCGGCCACCGACCCGCACATTGCAAGAAACTATACCTACGAAACCATCCGGTTTAAATCCTTTAACAAAAAGCAGCTGCAAAAGGAAATGGCCTTAGAACAGTCCAACGACATTCCCGTAATCGGCATGGTAACCCGGCTTGCATCGCAAAAGGGAATTGATTTGCTCTGCGAGGTAATGAACGAGCTTTCCGGCCTGCCCATGCAGCTCATTGCCCTGGGCACAGGCGAAAGCCACTATGAAAGCTTCTTCTATTCCTGGGAGCACTCCTGCCGGGATAAAGTCCGGGGTTACATCGGCTTTTCTGCCGAGATGGCACAAAAAATTTATGCCGGAGCAGATTTGTTTTTAATGCCGTCGAAAATGGAACCCTGCGGGCTTTCGCAGATGATTGCCATGCGCTATGGCACCATTCCGATTGTACACGCAACCGGCGGCCTGAAGGATACGGTGGAGGCGTTTAATCCGGTCACAAAAACGGGCAACGGCATTACATTTCAAAGCTATAACGCCTATGACATGTTAGACGCCGTAAAGCGCGCCATCGACCTGTTCCACAACAAACCCATGTGGCGCGCGCTCCGCAAAAACGCTATGAGCGGCGACTTTAGCTGGAAAAAACCGGCGCAAGAATATATTGAAATTTATCAACAACTTTTATAGAAAAGGAAAATAGCCTATGGAAAATCATGTATCGCAAAAGCTGAAAACAAGCATTGAAAAGATTATGGAAGTCAACTTTGGAAATAACATAAAAAATGGCAACAAACGCCAGGTTTATGAAGCGGTGCTTACGGCAACCAATGAGATTTTGGCGGAAAAACGGTATGAATACAGCAAAAAGGTAAAAGAGCAGGAAGCAAAACAGGTTTATTATATGTCGATGGAATTTTTGGTGGGCACGTCACTGAAAAATAACCTCTGGAACCTGGAGGCGGAAGACGACATCAAAGCGTTTCTGGCGGAATACGGCTTTGACATTGAGGAATTTTATGAGATGGAGCCGGACGCCGGGCTGGGAAACGGCGGCTTGGGAAGGCTGGCCTCCTGCTATATGGATTCTATGACCACGCTTTCCTACCCCATTACCGGTTTTTCCATCCGCTATGAATTCGGCATTTTTAAACAGGTGATTATTGACGGGTGGCAAAACGAGTTCCCCGACAGCTGGATTGACCAGGCGGGATATTGGCTGAACCCCAGAGCCGACGAGGAGATTGAAGTGCACTTTTTCGGCAACATTAAAGAGCACTGGACGGATAAGGGCTTAACCACCGAGCACACAGATTATGTCAGCGTAATGGCAAAGCCCTATGACCTGTTTATTTCCGGATACGACACGGAAGCCGTGAACACCTTGCGGCTTTGGAGCGCAAAAAGCACCAGCGGCTTTAACATGGACTTGTTTTCCAAGGGCGAATATGTAAAATCCACAGAAAACGAGGCGATTGCAAGCTCCATTTCGAAAGTGCTCTACCCCGCAGATGACAAAATAGAGGGTAAATCCCTGCGCTTAAAACAGCAATACTTTTTTGTCAGCGCGTCTTTGCAGCAAATTACGAAAGAACACTATAAAAAATACGGCACCTTTGAAAGCTTTCCCGATAAAGCGGTGATCCACATAAACGACACCCACCCGTCTTTGTGCGTGCCGGAGCTGATGCGCATTTTAATGGATGACTATGGCTATGTGTGGGACGCGGCATGGGACATTACGGCAAACAGCCTAGCCTACACCAACCACACCGTTATGAGCGAGGCGCTGGAAAAATGGCCCATAGACCTCGTTAAATCCCACCTGCCCCGCATTTATTCCATAATTGAAGAAATTAACCGCCGGTTCTGCCAGTTTATTTATACAAACCATCCGGAGCTCTCCGCGTCGATCGACAAAATGGCCATTATTTCAGAGGGAATGGTGAAAATGGCAAACCTGTGCATCGCAGGTTCTTACAGTGTAAACGGCGTTTCGAAACTGCATTCAGACATTTTAAAGACCGACACGTTTCACAATTTTAATATTGTCTATCCCGACAAGTTCACCAACGTTACAAACGGCATTACCCACAGGCGTTGGCTGTGCCAGGCAAACCCGCTCCTTTCCCAGCTATTAACTGAAAAAATCGGCGGCGGCTTTAAAAAGAGCCTGTCCGACATTGAAAAATTTAACGAATTTTATTATGACGAAGCGGTTCTTTCCCGCTTGCGGGAAATTAAAAAAGAAAACAAAAAGCGTTTGGCAGATTATATTGCCCAAAAAAATGGCATTGAGGTAAACTGCGACTCCATGTTCGATGTGCAGGTAAAGCGGCTGCATGAGTATAAACGCCAGCTTTTGAATGTGCTGCAAATCATCGACCTATACCGGAAAATCAAATTCCAGGGCTTTCGTCCCCTGCCCCAAACTTATATTTTCGCGGCAAAGGCCTCTGCCGGGTATTTTATGGCAAAGGAAATTATCCGCTTAATCTGCGCCGTGTCCGACATGGTTGAACGTGACCCGGACGTTCGGGACTTTTTGAAAGTGGTGTTCATTGCAGACTATAAGGTTTCGCTGGCCGAAATTATCATACCCGCGGCAGACATCAGCGAGCAGATTTCCCAGGCGGGCAAGGAGGCCTCGGGCACAGGAAATATGAAGCTGATGATTAACGGCGCAGTGACGCTGGGCACCATGGACGGCGCAAACGTTGAGATTTATGAGGCGGTAGGCCCGGAAAACATTTTTATTTTCGGACTTTCTACCCAGGAAGTAAACGATCTGTATCACAGGGGATACCGTCCGGAAGACTTCTATAACGCAAACCAGTCTATCCGGGACGTTTTAGAATTTATCAAATCCGGCGGAATTGGCGGCAAAAATTTTGACAGCCTGTATCACTATTTAATGTATTCCGACCCCTACATGAACCTGGCGGATTTTGCGTCCTACTGCGACGCTCACAGGCGTGTGGAGGAAGCCTACCGGGACGAGGCGCGCTTTACGCAAATGTCTCTAAAAAACATTGCAAATGCAGGCATTTTTGCGTCAGACCGCAGTGTGACAGACTATGCAAACCATATTTGGCACGTTAAACCGGTGCAATAATCAATTTTAAACCCTACGGCGGAGCAGCTTGCTCCGCCTTTTTTTGTTAAAATACCAGGCAAATCCAATGACGCTTACCATCAGTTCCGTTGCGGGAAAGGCGCACCACACGCCGTCTATGCCAAAAGCCGCCGATAATAAAAACGCCATAGGCAGAATAATGACAAACCCGCGCAAAAGAGAAATTACGTGGGCCGGCCGCGGAACTTCGGTTGAGGTGAAGTAGACAGACAGAATAATATTAACCCCGGCAAACAGGCACCCGGTAAAATAAAGCTTTAATCCCCGCACCGCAATGGCCTGCAGAAGCGCGTTGTGTCCGCTGTTAAAAATCTTTGCAATTTGTTCTGCGCCAAAAAACACACCGGCATAAACAACGGCTGAAACCGCTGCCGCAGCGATCAATGCATAGCGCAAAACTACATGCACGCCGGCGCGGTCGCCCACACCGTGACAATTCGCTAAAATGGGCTGAACACCCTGGGCAATTCCTGTGTATATTGCGATTACCACTAAGGACAGATTCGCAACAACGCCATATGCCGCGATGCCGATATTGCCCTGAAGCTTTAAAATAATGATGTTAAAAACAATGATGACAATTCCCGAAGAAACCTCTGTAACAAGAGACGGCAGGCCGCTTGACAAAATGCCTGAGGCCAGCGCGCATGTGCTGCTTAACCTGCTTTTTATAAAATGAAACCGGTTTTGTTTCCGAATGAAAAAGGGCGACAAAATCATTAGGCTCACAACCGGGGCAAGACCCGTTGCCAGCACCGCGCCAAAAATTCCCATGTTAAGCGGAAAAATAAAAACATAGTCTAACACAATGTTCGATAAGCTTCCGCCGAGCATGGCCGCCATTGCAAGATGCGGCGCACCGTCGTTCCTTACAAAACACAAAAGCAAGTTGTTCAGCATAAACATTGGGGCAAACAGCAAAATAACCTGCAAATAGGTCTTGGTCATATGAAAAACCGCATCGTCTGCGCCTAAAAAACGGGCGGCCGCTCCTGAAAAGAAAATTCCCAGCAAAACGAAAAAAATTGACAAAGCCGCCGTTAACTTTGCGGCCGCTGTAAACGTTTCGTCTGCCAAATCCCGAATTTCCTTTCCATTCAAAATTGCATATTTGGTGCCGCCGCCAATGCCAAGCATTAATCCGCTGCCGTGAATAAAGCTGTAAACCGGAATGGCAAGGTTTAACGCGGCCAGCCCGTTTGCACCCAATCCCTTTGAAATGAAAAAGGTGTCGGCCAAAATGTAGCAGGACAGGCCTAACATTCCAAGCACATTGAAAGATGCATACTGAAAAAATTGAAAAAAATATGTTTTGTTATTCATAAAAAACCTCCTGACAAAAAAATAAACGCCTTTGCCTCCATTCCTTCTGTGGCCTAACGGAATGGGCAAGACGTTACCCGGCGGTAAATATTTTATTGACTCTATTGTACCATGTTTTTTTTCAGCTGTCAATATAAACAAAATATTACTAATAAATTTATGCATATTAGCCAAACCGCTCAAAATACTACAAATAAATCTATGCAATTATTTTAAATTGTGCTATAATAAAAATACAAAAATTAAGGAGGAGAGAGATTTGAAAACCACAAAAAGACTGCTGACAACACTTTTATCGGTGTTTGTAATCATCACAAGCTGTTCTGCAATGATTTCCTTTGCAGAGGGCGAAACAACCGAAACCCTTATTTCAAAAACCTTTCTACGGGTTGACCTCACGGCAGGAAATCAAACGCTTGAAGCCGAAACGCCAAAAACACTGTCGTTTACCGTGCCGGAAAGCGGCAGCTATGCCATATTTTTAAACCGGGGCGATGCAAATCCAAATGCGTTTTCTGCCATCTTTACCCAAAGCGGCACACTTACCGGCCAAGAGGCGGATTATTCCGTTTCAGTCGGCGCAACAGACGAGAATGCCGCAAGCTATACATATAACTATATTCGCGTTGGGGCATCGGCGAAAAAAAGATCCTCCAGCGTGTATCTTTACAAAGGCCTCTGCACGGTTTCGTTAACGGCGGCAAGCGCCACAACCGTTACGTTTTTTGATTTGCGGGGCACCGACATTGAAATTGACGGCACAAAACAGGGAATAAACCCCGTCGACTATAATGACTACGCTTCTGTCACAGCATCAAACCATGTAAATGGCGAACTGAAAGGCGGAAAACCGCTGTCGGAGGGATATGCATATTACAACAGCTATCCCGATGCGGTAAACACCCGTCAGATCCATGTGGACAGCGGACAAACTGTGACCTATAAATTCAATGTAACGAAAGCGCAAAACTATAAGCTGCAGGCGCGGGCAACAGCCTTTGTTTGGTCAGGTTCTGATGCAGGACAAAAAAATGTATATTTTAAAACGAATCTTGACGGGAACATGCTTTACACTTCCCCTACAGAAACGTTAACAATTATAAAGGGAAGCAATTCCGGTGAAGAAAAATGGAACGATTTGGGCGTAGTCCATCTCACAGAAGGAGAACACACTCTAAACTTCACTCCCACAGGCGGCCTGTATATTCATGACATTCTTATTGAAGGCACGGATGAACCCATCATTGTGAATGCGGAAACACTTCCAAAATCAATACAATACAGTGACTTTTCTACACAAACAGCCACAGTCGAAAACGGAATCGTTTCCATAGACAGCGGCGAGTCGGTAACTGCATCCTTTAAAGTGACGGGGGCAGAGGCAATTGACCTTTATATGTCCCATTTGAATGTGTCCGCCCCGGCAGATTTGTCTTATCAGATAGACGAAAATGCACCGCAGGACGTAACGCTTACCGGCCCGGGCAAACTGTTTACAAACGAAACGCTGTCTGCCGGCGTGCACACCTTAACCATAACTTCGAAAACAGACGGCTTTCAGTTTAAGGCGATGGAGCTCATCTCCCATTCCGATACTGTTCTGGGGGAAAACACGGGAGAAACCATTCAAATCCAGGCAGGCGCTATTGTAACACCGGTTCCCTTAAAATGCGGAAAATTCGAGGGGTGGTCTGCCATTGAGCCGAAGACCGGCAATTACGCGCTTTCCGGCGGGGGAAGCTTTCGTCTGACATTCCAAATTGCAGACGAGGGCTATTACACCCTTTACACAAACGCCACCATGCCGCAAACTTCATTTACAGTTTATGCAGACGGCGAAGACGTAACCAACGTAATGTATCAGGATACGACGGTTGCGCACAACGTCCAGACAGCACAGAACCAGATGAACAAAAAGCTGACCCAGGGACTTGTTCACTTTGCGCCGGGCGAACACACGTTCCAAATTACTGCGAACAGCTATGTGTCCTTCGCCTCCTTTGAACTGCGGCGGGCTGATGCAGTTCTGAAAAATGATATTGCATATGAAACCGTGATTCCCGCATGGGATTTTCAGTCTTACACAAACGTAGGTGCCGCGTGGTTCTTCCCCACACAGTATTGGCAGAGCAACTCGGAGAAAATTCAGTCCTATGCCAGGGGAATATACAAAGACCTAAGAAACGTAATTGCTCATGACAACGGCACGTACACCTACCTTGTCAACGCGGAGGAATCCGGATATTACGACTTTGCGGCATATTTTACGAACAGCAACAACACCGCTGAAATTGAGTTTACGGTGGATGACGTATATCCTTTCTACGCAGTCGGCACGCCGGAAAATTCCGTGGCAGAGGCTAAAAGCACAGAACCCATGTTCTTAACAGAAGGGCTGCATACCATTAAAATTTACCGCAACAAGAGAACGTATAAAGACGGCACCGTGCGGCTGTATGCTATTTCCTTCACCAAAAGCAGTCAAGAAAATATGATCATTGATGCCCAATCAACAATCGTCAATGCAAGCTTTGACGAAGCGGTTTCAGGAACGGCCATTGCCGCAATTTATAAGGACGGAAAGCTCACAGGCCTTGCTGAAAAAGCGATTTTAAATGCAAATAATGTTTCAATTGAAATTAAATCTGCCCAGGCGCCGGACAGCGCCAAGGTCTTTGTGTGGGACTCCATTGCGTCAATGAAGCCAGTGATTTCTGCAAAGGAAATTACCACGGTAAAATATAAAAAAATCAACGTTTTTCTCATGGGTGACTCCGTTTGTGTGGGATACGGCGCCGACAGCTTCCCGCAGCAGGGCTGGGGCTATTATTTCGGCGAGGAATTTAACGAAAATATAAATGTGATTAACAAGGCCGTTGGCGGCACCAGCTCAAAAACCTTTAAAACCAACGGTTTCTGGACTCCTATAGAAAACGCGCTGAACAAGGGTGATTTTGTGTTCATCAACTTCGGCTTAAACGATTTTTACAACATTTCTGAAACCGGAAAAGGCACTACCATTGAGCAGTATAAGGCAAACCTGACAGAATATTGCGAAGCAGTTAAGGCGAAAGGCGCAACGCCGATTTTAGTCTCCACCATTCCTGAATGCAAAGAATGGTCTGCGGCGGCGCTGATAGAACGGTCTGCAGCAATGCGCGAAACTGCGGCGGCCTGCGGCGTTACGTTCCTTGATTTAAACACCTATTTAACCAACCTCTGGATTTATGAAGACGGTAAATATTCCGAAACGAAAACCACACAAACCTTTGACTATTATTACCTCTCTGAAACAGCATTTCACCGGATTGAAGAGGAAACCGGCAAAACAATTCCCCAGGGTAAATGGGACTATATTGAAAACACACCTGACCGTACCCATGTGAATATCGACGGTGCAAAATTCGTGTCGGAGGCCGTTGCAATGCTGCTTTCTGAAACAAACGTACCTTTAAAATCCTATTTAAAATAAGATTGAAACAAGAAGCCGCGCTAAATAATTTAGTGCGGCTTCTTTCGCAATTTGAACAAAATAATTGGCAATCTAAGCAAAGTTTTTTGTTTTTATTTTGGTATAATGAAGGGCAAAAAGGAGGTTTTGTTGATGCCGATACAAAAATTTACGGTAAGCCGGGATGATTCTGTCTACGAGGCATGGCCGGATGTGATTTTAACCAACGGAGGCAAGCTAATTTGTGTGTTTACGGAATGTACGCACCACGGCGACCGGGAAAACTCCCGTTTGGTGTTAACCGAAAGCTGTGACCGGGGAAGAACCTGGTCTGCCAAAAAACCACTGACTGCATTTACACCAAAAGACCACTTCTTTAATTGTGCGCGGATTTCAAAACTCAACGACGGCAGTCTGGCCATTGTCTGCGACCGGATTTTGCAGGAAGAAAACCGGGCTTCAGAAATTTATATCTGGCGCAGCGACACAGAGGGCACCGATTGGGGCGAGCCTGAGATTATTCCCTTTTGCGCAATTGTGCCGGACAGACTTCTTCAATTGAAGTCGGGCCGGTTAATCTTAGGGGGTCAGTTTAAAAGCAGAAAAACAGAAAAGCTGGAACAGTTTTTAATTTATAGCGACGACGACGGAAAAACATGGTCGAAGCCTGTTACGGTCGCGTCCGACCCCAGATACCACTTGTGCGAGGTGTCTATTATTGAGTGTCACGACGGAACGCTGGTGGCCTTTATGCGTGAAAATTCCTTTCTTGGCTACGACTGCATGAAATCTATTTCCCACGACAGCGGTGAAACCTGGGAAGGCGTGTTTAACGTGCCCATTCCCGGCTGCCACCGCCCAACCGCCGGGTTCTTAAAGAGCGGCAATATCATGATCACCCATCGGTTTTTGCAGGGAGGAAAGGGTTGGCTGGGCGCCTGGACACAAAACGTATTTGCCGCCTTTTTGGATGAAGAAAGCGCTAAGAACACGGAACGCAGCCAGCAGTCTGTTCGAATTATGCCGTTAGATTATGACAGAAGCAGTGTTTCCGACTTGGGGTACACAGGCTGGGTGCAGTTTGACGACGGCGAAGTTTATGTTGTCAACTACATTGTGGACGACGCGCCAAAAGCACAAATTCGCGGATATAGCTTTTATGAAAGTGACGTGGTCATTGAAACGCATTAATATTTTATTCACACACAAAAAAAGGGGCGGCATGTTGCCGCCCCTTTTTTATAAAACGTAAGTTTTTTATTGAATAATATCTTCTCCGGAAGCTTCAAGTGCCGCTAAAAGCGGTTTTAAGTTTGCATCAAATGCAAAAACCTTAACCTTATTCGGCGCTGATTTCACCATTGCAGAAAGCTTAATTGCCTTTGTTCCGGCTTTTACATCAACCATGTTGATGCCAACCAGTTGGCTTCCGTTATACGCCGCAATGTAAAGAGTTGCGTCTGCCGTTAAGTCCAGCTGCGACGATGCAAAGGAAACGATTCTGTTATCCCTGTCGTACCGCACTTCGGAAATATCCGATACCCATGTAATTTTTGTCATATTCATGCGGACTGCTTGAGCAGAAGGAGCAGATGCATAGATTGTTAACGTGTGCATTCCCTCTGTTAAAAATGCGTAGTCAAGATATATGTTTTCTACAATTTTGTCTCCGCCTTCTCCAATGTATGCAAATTCTGTTTCGCTGGTTTTAATGCCTCCGTCAATGGAATAGCTGCTCATCTGGGTTGCCCCGTCTGGGCCGCATCCAAAATTGGAAATTTTATAAAATCCGCTTTCTGCAACATTAAACTCATAAGTTACTGCAACCTCACCCATAAACACAATGTTATTATACAATTCGTCTCCCTTATAGGTAGAACCCTGACCCACCTGTGCAGGCAGGCTCCAGTAAGGCGGAATGTTAATTGTTTTATAATCCCATGTGCCAAGCTGAATCGGTGCCGTGCTGCTGACCGTTTTGTCCAAGCGTCTTAAATAAATTTCATCTACCTTATGCGTAACGGCTTCGCTGTCTACATCATGGAAAACAATTTTAATCTTATGCATCCCTTTTGTCAGACTGATATTGGTTGCAGCATTCTTTAACATCACGTTATTTTTTGAATTGTTTACACACGATTTATCTTCCGTGTTTAAATATTGGCTATCTGTGTAGTCGACGTCGTCAACATAAACCGTGAATCCCGTCTGGGGAGATTTTGCTTTCATGCGGACCATATAAGTTCCGTCTGCCACAACGTTTACGTCAAATTCCACAAACTGTTCTGCTGTAAAAGATGCGCTGCCTGCCGCATCGGGCGTTACGCCCTCGGAAATGGTCGACGCACGAAGGAATGAAAGCATGGTATTTCCATTTTCGTTTGACGTGATAACCGTTTCAACCACACTAAACGATTTAAATTTTATTCCTTCTGATTTCGAGGTAATTACAATTTCACTTTCACCTTCAGGCAAAACAATAGTTCCACCGCTTACCTCTCCATTTTTTCCGCCTATTAAAATGTTTTCGTAAAGTGTTTCACCAATTTTAATGTCTAAAGCCGCGTCAGATACAGCTGAAGTGTCTACGGCCAGCTTTAATTCATATTCATTTTTGCCTTGGGGGTCTGTATAGGAATTGTTCAGTTTAAAGGACACGGTGTCGCCTGCGTTTAAAACGCGGAATTCCCCCTCCATGCTCGCTTCTGAGTTCATGCCCGACTGCATCACTGTTGCCGAGCCGCCGGAAAATTCATATACCGGGTCGCCCTCCAATTTTTCGGTCGTAAAGCGATAGAGGTAAATTCCTCCCACTGTGCCGGCAAGCTTAATTGTGTGCCTTCCTTCCGTGAGGTAAACCGCATTGTATGTGTATGCCAAGTTCGGCTGGGGATCGATAGTGTATGCGTAGGTAACCGAATCAACCAAGTTATCGTCAGCATAAAGCGCCAGCATACCGTTAGATTTATAGGTGTTAATTAAAACGCCGAATTGATACCAGCCGGTCTGTGCAACGTCAACTGTGTAGCCTACGGTTGCCCC
This portion of the Congzhengia minquanensis genome encodes:
- the glgA gene encoding glycogen synthase GlgA, which produces MKVLFATSEAAPFIKTGGLGDVCGALPKALAEEGVDARVILPLYTCIDHTLKTQMKFLGSFDVSISWRKTYCGVFTATVGKVIYYFIDNEQYYSRPNVYGEYDDSERFAFFSKAVLDMLNMVDFFPDIIHINDWQTSLLPVYLNAFYRSDSRYASIKTVLSIHNIEFQGKYNPIILGSIFGLDINYRSLLLYDGDINLLKGGIEAADMVTTVSKTYADEILSPEFSFGLHNILHPRKYKLRGVVNGIDTTVFNPATDPHIARNYTYETIRFKSFNKKQLQKEMALEQSNDIPVIGMVTRLASQKGIDLLCEVMNELSGLPMQLIALGTGESHYESFFYSWEHSCRDKVRGYIGFSAEMAQKIYAGADLFLMPSKMEPCGLSQMIAMRYGTIPIVHATGGLKDTVEAFNPVTKTGNGITFQSYNAYDMLDAVKRAIDLFHNKPMWRALRKNAMSGDFSWKKPAQEYIEIYQQLL
- a CDS encoding glycogen/starch/alpha-glucan phosphorylase encodes the protein MENHVSQKLKTSIEKIMEVNFGNNIKNGNKRQVYEAVLTATNEILAEKRYEYSKKVKEQEAKQVYYMSMEFLVGTSLKNNLWNLEAEDDIKAFLAEYGFDIEEFYEMEPDAGLGNGGLGRLASCYMDSMTTLSYPITGFSIRYEFGIFKQVIIDGWQNEFPDSWIDQAGYWLNPRADEEIEVHFFGNIKEHWTDKGLTTEHTDYVSVMAKPYDLFISGYDTEAVNTLRLWSAKSTSGFNMDLFSKGEYVKSTENEAIASSISKVLYPADDKIEGKSLRLKQQYFFVSASLQQITKEHYKKYGTFESFPDKAVIHINDTHPSLCVPELMRILMDDYGYVWDAAWDITANSLAYTNHTVMSEALEKWPIDLVKSHLPRIYSIIEEINRRFCQFIYTNHPELSASIDKMAIISEGMVKMANLCIAGSYSVNGVSKLHSDILKTDTFHNFNIVYPDKFTNVTNGITHRRWLCQANPLLSQLLTEKIGGGFKKSLSDIEKFNEFYYDEAVLSRLREIKKENKKRLADYIAQKNGIEVNCDSMFDVQVKRLHEYKRQLLNVLQIIDLYRKIKFQGFRPLPQTYIFAAKASAGYFMAKEIIRLICAVSDMVERDPDVRDFLKVVFIADYKVSLAEIIIPAADISEQISQAGKEASGTGNMKLMINGAVTLGTMDGANVEIYEAVGPENIFIFGLSTQEVNDLYHRGYRPEDFYNANQSIRDVLEFIKSGGIGGKNFDSLYHYLMYSDPYMNLADFASYCDAHRRVEEAYRDEARFTQMSLKNIANAGIFASDRSVTDYANHIWHVKPVQ
- a CDS encoding MATE family efflux transporter, yielding MNNKTYFFQFFQYASFNVLGMLGLSCYILADTFFISKGLGANGLAALNLAIPVYSFIHGSGLMLGIGGGTKYAILNGKEIRDLADETFTAAAKLTAALSIFFVLLGIFFSGAAARFLGADDAVFHMTKTYLQVILLFAPMFMLNNLLLCFVRNDGAPHLAMAAMLGGSLSNIVLDYVFIFPLNMGIFGAVLATGLAPVVSLMILSPFFIRKQNRFHFIKSRLSSTCALASGILSSGLPSLVTEVSSGIVIIVFNIIILKLQGNIGIAAYGVVANLSLVVIAIYTGIAQGVQPILANCHGVGDRAGVHVVLRYALIAAAAVSAVVYAGVFFGAEQIAKIFNSGHNALLQAIAVRGLKLYFTGCLFAGVNIILSVYFTSTEVPRPAHVISLLRGFVIILPMAFLLSAAFGIDGVWCAFPATELMVSVIGFAWYFNKKRRSKLLRRRV
- a CDS encoding GDSL-type esterase/lipase family protein yields the protein MKTTKRLLTTLLSVFVIITSCSAMISFAEGETTETLISKTFLRVDLTAGNQTLEAETPKTLSFTVPESGSYAIFLNRGDANPNAFSAIFTQSGTLTGQEADYSVSVGATDENAASYTYNYIRVGASAKKRSSSVYLYKGLCTVSLTAASATTVTFFDLRGTDIEIDGTKQGINPVDYNDYASVTASNHVNGELKGGKPLSEGYAYYNSYPDAVNTRQIHVDSGQTVTYKFNVTKAQNYKLQARATAFVWSGSDAGQKNVYFKTNLDGNMLYTSPTETLTIIKGSNSGEEKWNDLGVVHLTEGEHTLNFTPTGGLYIHDILIEGTDEPIIVNAETLPKSIQYSDFSTQTATVENGIVSIDSGESVTASFKVTGAEAIDLYMSHLNVSAPADLSYQIDENAPQDVTLTGPGKLFTNETLSAGVHTLTITSKTDGFQFKAMELISHSDTVLGENTGETIQIQAGAIVTPVPLKCGKFEGWSAIEPKTGNYALSGGGSFRLTFQIADEGYYTLYTNATMPQTSFTVYADGEDVTNVMYQDTTVAHNVQTAQNQMNKKLTQGLVHFAPGEHTFQITANSYVSFASFELRRADAVLKNDIAYETVIPAWDFQSYTNVGAAWFFPTQYWQSNSEKIQSYARGIYKDLRNVIAHDNGTYTYLVNAEESGYYDFAAYFTNSNNTAEIEFTVDDVYPFYAVGTPENSVAEAKSTEPMFLTEGLHTIKIYRNKRTYKDGTVRLYAISFTKSSQENMIIDAQSTIVNASFDEAVSGTAIAAIYKDGKLTGLAEKAILNANNVSIEIKSAQAPDSAKVFVWDSIASMKPVISAKEITTVKYKKINVFLMGDSVCVGYGADSFPQQGWGYYFGEEFNENINVINKAVGGTSSKTFKTNGFWTPIENALNKGDFVFINFGLNDFYNISETGKGTTIEQYKANLTEYCEAVKAKGATPILVSTIPECKEWSAAALIERSAAMRETAAACGVTFLDLNTYLTNLWIYEDGKYSETKTTQTFDYYYLSETAFHRIEEETGKTIPQGKWDYIENTPDRTHVNIDGAKFVSEAVAMLLSETNVPLKSYLK
- a CDS encoding sialidase family protein — protein: MPIQKFTVSRDDSVYEAWPDVILTNGGKLICVFTECTHHGDRENSRLVLTESCDRGRTWSAKKPLTAFTPKDHFFNCARISKLNDGSLAIVCDRILQEENRASEIYIWRSDTEGTDWGEPEIIPFCAIVPDRLLQLKSGRLILGGQFKSRKTEKLEQFLIYSDDDGKTWSKPVTVASDPRYHLCEVSIIECHDGTLVAFMRENSFLGYDCMKSISHDSGETWEGVFNVPIPGCHRPTAGFLKSGNIMITHRFLQGGKGWLGAWTQNVFAAFLDEESAKNTERSQQSVRIMPLDYDRSSVSDLGYTGWVQFDDGEVYVVNYIVDDAPKAQIRGYSFYESDVVIETH